A stretch of Lathyrus oleraceus cultivar Zhongwan6 chromosome 6, CAAS_Psat_ZW6_1.0, whole genome shotgun sequence DNA encodes these proteins:
- the LOC127097083 gene encoding transcriptional regulator SUPERMAN — protein MARSDSSTSTEESDDPEESIVTKRSYDCTFCKRGFTNARALGGHMNIHRKERTNYKAKQGTPNSSPFVPVVSDQSSTYYNYCILEPPMNYNDMYLQPSITNPRNSPPTFQYDFLNTNSQSLLGNNLSLQIGSGHDGNDHAWRGMEKDGEGVDLELRLGHDSYSNY, from the coding sequence ATGGCAAGATCAGATAGTTCAACTTCAACCGAAGAAAGTGATGATCCAGAAGAATCTATAGTAACCAAAAGATCTTATGATTGCACATTTTGCAAAAGAGGTTTCACTAATGCAAGAGCCTTAGGAGGCCATATGAACATTCATAGAAAAGAGAGAACCAATTATAAAGCCAAACAAGGCACACCTAATTCCTCACCTTTTGTTCCAGTTGTTTCAGACCAATCCTCAACATATTATAATTACTGCATTTTGGAGCCTCCTATGAACTATAATGACATGTATCTTCAGCCATCAATAACCAACCCTAGAAATTCTCCACCTACTTTTCAATATGATTTTCTTAACACAAACTCACAATCTTTGTTAGGAAACAATTTGAGTCTCCAAATTGGTTCAGGCCATGACGGTAACGATCATGCTTGGAGAGGAATGGAGAAAGATGGTGAAGGGGTGGACCTAGAGCTTAGGCTTGGTCATGATTCATACTCAAACTACTAA